The genomic region GAATTTGATGGAAATCAATACCTATTACAGAAAGCAGCTATTGGTAGAACTTCTCGTAGAATTATGGATGGAAATGTATATGTAAGAAATAGCGTATTTACGAAAGGAGATTTATAAGTGAGTTATTTAGTACGTGAAAGAGAAGATAAACACGCTTCCATAAGATTAAGAGAGTTAATACTTTCTGATGACCAAATTATTAAAATGCCAGGCACACATGATGCGATGGCTTCATTGATCGCAAATAAAGTTGGTTTTAAAGGTATTTATTTGTCAGGAGCTGCTTTCTCTGCAAGTATTGGTATGCCAGATTTAGGTGTCATAACTTTAAGCGAACTTTTAGCCCGTGCAAAAGAAATTACTCGTGCCACCAATTTACCCCTTCTAGTAGATATTGATACTGGCTTCGGGAGTGTACTTAACGTTGCCCGTACAATCCAAGAATTATATGAAGTAGGGGTAGCCGCCGTACAAATTGAAGACCAAGATTTACCGAAAAAATGCGGTCATTTAAATGGAAAGAAACTCGTCTCAACTGAAGAAATGGTCCAAAAAATTGTTTCAGCACGAAAAGCAAATGAAAACATGGTTATCGTTGCACGTACTGATGCAAAGGCTGTTGAAGGAATGAACCAAGCGATTGAACG from Salirhabdus salicampi harbors:
- the prpB gene encoding methylisocitrate lyase, which translates into the protein MSYLVREREDKHASIRLRELILSDDQIIKMPGTHDAMASLIANKVGFKGIYLSGAAFSASIGMPDLGVITLSELLARAKEITRATNLPLLVDIDTGFGSVLNVARTIQELYEVGVAAVQIEDQDLPKKCGHLNGKKLVSTEEMVQKIVSARKANENMVIVARTDAKAVEGMNQAIERAQAYIDAGADVIFPEALTTEEEFRAFSKAVHAPLLANMTEFGKTPYYSAEQFEEWGYKIVIYPVTSLRVTAKAVEQVYEMIYATGTQKEALSNMQTRKELYELTRNSEYEDMDNSIAKTVLD